A stretch of the Actinoalloteichus fjordicus genome encodes the following:
- a CDS encoding type I polyketide synthase: protein MREPLAIVGMACRVPGAADYRALWANVEAGSTGMVEVSEQDREREGIVLPPDVRHPYVPVAAPLEDHDRFDNAAFGITAGEANGVNVNHRVMMEVVLEALEDAGCDPLRHSGKIGLFAAGGAASPITVLERIGDARWGDAARPLRSSEAVNWVSLLDHDLLSTRIAYALDLRGPSMTVQSACSSSLVALHLASQSVLSGDSDVAVAGGVNVEHPHRAGYYHQPGGIWSSDGRCRPFDASADGTISASGAGAVVIKRLDHALADGDAIHAVIRGSAINNDGRRKAGFTAPSVNQQSQVISAALAAADVAKGDIGYLETHGTATEIGDVVEWAGFERALGAEGTRCAIGAVKGNVGHLGAAAGVVGLIKAALVVSHGRIPPVANFVRLNPRITAGPRLFVPADSTAWEDDGRPRRAGVSSMGVGGTNAHVVLEQAPVREQTDAPGDGAYLLPVSAASARSAEKTMDRVADFVTEDPDSLGRLAHTLTTGRRVLAHRQAAVVTRRDQQVGTWRTAVRRAKKNPHTVLVFSGQGSALGDLTVAEEEIDGFADAFSEALSSLAVEDRPLVAARLTGAPETEPTPRITELAMLVRSVAIARSLLGDGIQPRSLCGYSLGELAAGVVGGVFTLAEAATALTERARILAGAPPGEMIRVRLPEESAAQYLNDRVSLAIVPGARDCILSGESLAIDAVAAELRAAKVASVRIPVAHPYHSAVLEPFLEKYAATWAQIDLRPPTLRLMSPTAGGPLDEATARDPAFWAGQLVRPVRFGDTLSALRSDGADLAVVLDSGTGVTPFVKDVFGTDAVAMTTAGQAGYDANSRARLLATAWTAGHDKVLPSTAERRVEGARTAVVHAPTYAFDRDDRVRDDEKRHEPMSVESSPARGSGGPPLPSLAPEPAQAKVQAPEPMSAQPPPTADRDGIEEGIRRVVAKLVGLPLHEVSPSTSFINAGYDSFLLIQLADALSDEFKVAVDVRLLYFERDTPALLAEHLVDIVPASWRPSGDVAASAPAPAPARVPAPAPVRAPAPQPEPAPQLEETADAPAEEEQEWARRTPVSKRVTEEDRYTLVDQRNVVFSLRTGRREVSYPVVGVKGEGSHFVDVDGREYLDLCMGFGVTMLGHASEPVKQALRSFEPSDLLLGPQSSTAGDVARGIASLTGVDRVGFATSGTEAVMAAVRAARAKTGRDLLAVFTGSFHGTFDGVLVAPRAGGLPGEATTLGRGTPAGMVQDVLAVPYDESAIPILEFYGDRLAAVLVEPVQSRRPGYQPGELLQRLRTLTSELGAALIFDEIITGFRCHPAGAAGYFGVRPDLVTYGKVIGGGMPIGVIAGEAEFMAPIDGGRWRQGDAGLPHRPSMVFSGTFSKQPMAMAVAQHMVGYLRKESPRLQADLTRRTADLAEAINAHSAAHGYPVTVENFSSLFRINVGGSERAENMFFLGLLGRGVYVWEGRTCFLSAAHDDADCERIVRTVAETSAEIAASGLWPGIGAAVAPARPLSPQPPSPPDESSPVVGQAPLTDGQKLLWMSSELGGDRGASYRMSDVRRIEGAIDEKRLAAAIASVAQRHEAMRIGFDQDGAAQNSVAHAVPKLTTCAMSDASPEDVEALLSRFAKRPVDMSVPSLFQFHLVQTGDVSFLQATAPHAVVDGWSFEVLWAELSSCYLGDAASHALATPASFLEYARFKRAEEDAQFDTNAALWRPRLDSFWTAGRMIDGSGPFVPVTRIDSFSETSLADLRSVSRTSRSTMHTAALSAVTVASALLMGVPQAIVMAHRTGQPHYAGKPLVGFCVDQLPVVVELSDDRSLTDVTRDVQLQLVDTSNATAGLYRLLQDRRYRRLPAALLAFDYAHESQGDLFGFAAAPVAMPREAMPRPVMVTVEEHSAGFEIISEVSQASDLAPYAVDLAVMVEQVLSNPTVPLGELRQGRSSRGSNFDQSNERDS, encoded by the coding sequence ATGCGTGAGCCGCTGGCCATCGTGGGCATGGCGTGTCGAGTCCCTGGTGCCGCCGATTACCGTGCGCTGTGGGCCAATGTCGAGGCAGGCTCGACGGGCATGGTGGAGGTCAGCGAGCAGGATCGTGAGCGCGAGGGGATCGTCCTTCCGCCGGACGTGAGACATCCTTACGTGCCCGTGGCCGCGCCGCTTGAGGACCACGACAGGTTCGACAACGCCGCCTTCGGCATCACCGCAGGCGAAGCCAACGGCGTCAATGTCAATCACCGCGTCATGATGGAGGTCGTCCTCGAGGCGTTGGAGGACGCAGGCTGCGACCCGCTGCGGCACTCCGGCAAGATCGGTCTGTTCGCCGCAGGCGGTGCGGCCTCGCCGATCACGGTCCTGGAGCGCATCGGCGACGCCCGGTGGGGCGATGCCGCGAGGCCGCTCAGGTCGTCGGAAGCGGTCAACTGGGTGTCGCTGCTCGATCACGACCTCCTGTCGACTCGGATCGCCTACGCCCTTGATCTCCGTGGCCCGTCCATGACGGTCCAGAGTGCCTGCTCCAGCTCGCTGGTCGCGCTGCACCTCGCCAGCCAGAGCGTGCTGTCCGGTGATTCCGATGTGGCCGTGGCCGGGGGCGTGAACGTCGAGCACCCGCATCGGGCGGGCTATTACCACCAGCCGGGCGGCATCTGGTCCTCGGACGGCCGCTGCCGTCCGTTCGACGCGTCCGCCGATGGCACGATCTCGGCGAGCGGGGCGGGCGCGGTGGTGATCAAACGACTCGACCACGCGCTCGCCGACGGAGACGCGATCCACGCCGTCATCCGCGGTAGCGCCATCAACAACGACGGCAGACGCAAGGCCGGGTTCACGGCGCCGAGTGTGAATCAGCAGAGCCAGGTCATCAGCGCGGCGCTGGCCGCTGCGGACGTGGCGAAGGGCGACATCGGCTACCTCGAGACCCACGGAACCGCGACCGAGATCGGGGATGTCGTCGAGTGGGCGGGCTTCGAACGTGCCCTCGGTGCCGAGGGCACGCGGTGCGCCATCGGCGCCGTCAAAGGCAACGTCGGCCATCTGGGTGCGGCAGCAGGCGTCGTCGGACTGATCAAGGCCGCACTCGTGGTCAGCCACGGTCGGATCCCGCCGGTCGCGAACTTCGTGCGGCTGAATCCGAGGATCACGGCGGGCCCCAGGCTGTTCGTGCCCGCAGACTCGACGGCCTGGGAGGACGACGGACGTCCGCGACGCGCCGGGGTGAGCTCGATGGGCGTCGGCGGTACCAACGCGCACGTCGTACTGGAGCAGGCGCCGGTGCGCGAGCAGACCGACGCGCCGGGCGACGGCGCGTACCTGCTTCCGGTCAGTGCCGCCTCGGCGCGCAGCGCAGAGAAGACGATGGACCGGGTGGCGGATTTCGTCACCGAGGACCCGGACTCCCTCGGCCGACTCGCCCACACGTTGACGACGGGCCGACGGGTGCTCGCCCACCGGCAGGCCGCCGTCGTGACCAGGCGCGATCAGCAGGTTGGCACGTGGCGGACGGCGGTTCGGCGGGCGAAGAAGAACCCCCACACCGTTCTCGTGTTCTCGGGGCAGGGGAGTGCACTCGGTGACCTGACGGTGGCCGAGGAGGAGATCGACGGCTTCGCCGACGCGTTCTCGGAGGCGCTGTCGAGCCTGGCGGTCGAGGACCGGCCGCTGGTGGCGGCCCGTCTCACCGGAGCGCCGGAGACCGAGCCCACACCGCGGATCACCGAGCTCGCGATGCTCGTCCGATCCGTGGCGATCGCGAGGTCGTTGCTCGGCGACGGCATCCAGCCTCGGTCCTTGTGCGGATACAGCCTTGGCGAGCTCGCCGCAGGCGTGGTCGGCGGAGTGTTCACCCTGGCCGAGGCTGCCACTGCGCTCACGGAGCGTGCCCGCATCCTGGCGGGTGCTCCGCCCGGCGAGATGATCCGAGTGCGGCTGCCCGAGGAGTCGGCGGCCCAGTACCTCAACGATCGTGTGTCGTTGGCAATCGTGCCCGGTGCCAGGGACTGCATCCTCAGCGGTGAGTCGCTCGCGATCGACGCGGTCGCGGCCGAGTTGCGGGCCGCCAAGGTCGCCTCGGTCCGGATTCCGGTCGCGCACCCTTATCACAGCGCGGTCCTGGAGCCGTTCCTTGAGAAGTACGCCGCGACCTGGGCCCAGATCGACCTGCGGCCCCCGACGCTGCGGCTGATGTCGCCGACGGCCGGCGGCCCACTCGACGAGGCGACTGCGCGGGACCCCGCATTCTGGGCAGGCCAGTTGGTCCGGCCGGTCCGGTTCGGTGACACGCTGAGCGCTCTGCGGTCCGACGGCGCGGATCTGGCCGTCGTCCTGGATTCCGGCACGGGCGTCACCCCGTTCGTCAAGGACGTGTTCGGTACCGACGCGGTGGCCATGACCACCGCAGGCCAGGCGGGGTACGACGCGAACTCGCGCGCCCGGCTTCTCGCGACGGCCTGGACGGCCGGGCACGACAAGGTGCTCCCGTCCACCGCCGAGCGCCGCGTGGAGGGCGCGCGAACCGCCGTCGTCCATGCCCCCACCTACGCGTTCGACCGGGACGACCGCGTCCGGGACGACGAGAAGAGGCACGAGCCCATGTCGGTGGAATCCAGCCCGGCTCGCGGTTCCGGTGGGCCACCGCTGCCGTCGCTCGCGCCTGAACCGGCGCAGGCCAAGGTTCAGGCGCCGGAGCCGATGTCGGCGCAACCTCCGCCCACCGCCGACCGCGACGGCATCGAGGAAGGCATCCGGCGGGTCGTCGCGAAGCTGGTCGGGCTCCCGCTGCACGAGGTGTCGCCGAGCACGTCCTTCATCAACGCCGGGTACGACTCGTTCCTGCTCATTCAGTTGGCGGATGCGCTGTCGGACGAGTTCAAGGTCGCCGTCGACGTCCGCCTGCTGTACTTCGAGCGGGACACGCCCGCCCTCCTGGCCGAGCACCTCGTCGACATCGTGCCTGCGAGCTGGCGCCCGTCGGGCGACGTGGCAGCGTCCGCCCCGGCCCCTGCACCGGCCCGCGTGCCTGCCCCCGCACCGGTCCGCGCCCCCGCGCCGCAGCCAGAGCCTGCTCCTCAGCTTGAGGAGACCGCCGACGCCCCTGCGGAGGAAGAGCAGGAGTGGGCCAGGCGTACCCCGGTGTCGAAACGAGTCACCGAAGAGGACCGGTACACGCTCGTCGACCAGCGGAACGTGGTGTTCTCGCTGCGTACGGGCCGCCGCGAGGTGAGCTATCCCGTGGTCGGGGTCAAGGGTGAGGGCTCGCACTTCGTCGACGTGGACGGCCGCGAGTACCTCGACCTGTGCATGGGCTTCGGCGTCACCATGTTGGGACACGCGTCCGAGCCGGTGAAGCAGGCTCTGCGCTCCTTCGAGCCCTCCGACCTGTTGCTGGGCCCGCAGTCGTCGACCGCGGGTGACGTCGCCCGAGGCATCGCGTCGTTGACAGGGGTCGACCGGGTCGGCTTCGCCACCTCGGGCACCGAGGCGGTCATGGCCGCTGTGCGCGCGGCTCGCGCCAAGACCGGGCGAGACCTGCTCGCGGTGTTCACCGGTTCGTTCCACGGCACGTTCGACGGAGTGCTGGTCGCTCCTCGGGCAGGCGGACTGCCGGGTGAGGCGACGACCCTCGGCCGGGGCACGCCTGCCGGGATGGTTCAGGACGTCCTCGCCGTCCCGTATGACGAGTCGGCGATCCCCATCCTCGAGTTCTACGGCGACCGCTTGGCGGCGGTGTTGGTCGAGCCGGTCCAGAGCCGACGCCCCGGCTACCAGCCCGGCGAGCTGTTGCAGCGGCTTCGCACGCTCACCAGCGAGCTGGGTGCCGCCCTGATCTTCGACGAGATCATCACCGGGTTCCGGTGCCATCCGGCCGGTGCGGCCGGCTACTTCGGTGTCCGACCGGATCTGGTCACTTATGGCAAGGTCATCGGCGGCGGCATGCCCATCGGAGTCATCGCGGGCGAGGCGGAGTTCATGGCGCCCATCGACGGCGGTCGCTGGCGGCAGGGCGACGCCGGGCTGCCGCATCGGCCGAGCATGGTGTTCTCCGGAACGTTCAGCAAACAACCGATGGCGATGGCCGTCGCGCAGCACATGGTCGGATATCTGCGGAAGGAGTCGCCTCGGCTGCAGGCCGACCTCACCCGGCGGACTGCCGATCTCGCCGAGGCGATCAATGCACACTCGGCGGCACACGGTTATCCGGTCACGGTCGAGAACTTCTCGTCCCTGTTCCGTATCAACGTCGGCGGCTCCGAGCGAGCGGAGAACATGTTCTTCCTTGGCCTGCTCGGCCGTGGTGTCTATGTGTGGGAGGGGCGCACCTGCTTCCTCTCCGCTGCACACGACGATGCGGACTGCGAGCGAATCGTGCGGACCGTCGCCGAGACCTCGGCCGAGATCGCCGCGAGCGGCCTCTGGCCGGGAATCGGAGCAGCGGTCGCACCCGCACGGCCGCTGTCGCCTCAACCACCGAGTCCCCCCGACGAATCGTCGCCGGTCGTCGGCCAGGCCCCGCTCACCGACGGTCAGAAGCTGCTGTGGATGAGCAGCGAACTGGGCGGCGATCGCGGCGCCTCGTATCGCATGTCCGACGTGCGCCGGATCGAGGGCGCGATCGACGAGAAGCGGTTGGCGGCCGCCATCGCCTCGGTCGCGCAACGACACGAGGCGATGCGGATCGGATTCGATCAGGATGGCGCGGCGCAGAACTCCGTCGCCCACGCCGTTCCGAAGCTGACCACGTGCGCCATGAGTGACGCGTCGCCGGAGGACGTCGAGGCCCTCCTCAGCCGGTTCGCGAAGCGGCCGGTCGACATGTCGGTCCCGTCGCTGTTCCAGTTCCACCTCGTTCAGACCGGCGACGTCTCGTTCCTACAGGCCACCGCGCCGCACGCGGTGGTGGACGGCTGGTCGTTCGAGGTTCTGTGGGCGGAACTGTCGTCCTGCTACCTGGGGGATGCGGCGAGCCACGCCCTCGCCACGCCTGCGAGCTTCCTGGAGTATGCGCGGTTCAAGCGAGCCGAGGAGGACGCACAGTTCGACACGAACGCCGCGCTGTGGCGCCCAAGGCTGGACAGCTTCTGGACGGCGGGCCGAATGATCGACGGTAGCGGGCCGTTCGTGCCGGTCACTCGCATCGATTCATTCTCCGAGACGAGTCTGGCTGACTTGCGCAGCGTCTCGCGCACCAGCCGGTCCACGATGCACACTGCGGCGCTGTCGGCGGTGACGGTGGCGTCGGCGCTGCTCATGGGCGTACCGCAGGCGATCGTGATGGCCCACCGGACCGGGCAACCGCACTACGCAGGCAAGCCGCTCGTCGGCTTCTGCGTGGACCAGCTGCCGGTCGTCGTGGAGCTCTCCGACGATCGCAGCCTGACGGACGTGACCAGGGACGTCCAGCTGCAGCTCGTGGACACCTCGAACGCCACAGCAGGCCTGTACCGGCTGCTGCAGGACCGGCGCTACCGCAGGCTTCCTGCCGCTCTCCTCGCGTTCGACTACGCGCACGAGAGCCAGGGGGACCTGTTCGGGTTCGCGGCCGCACCGGTGGCGATGCCGCGCGAGGCCATGCCCCGGCCGGTGATGGTGACCGTCGAGGAGCACAGCGCCGGCTTCGAGATCATCTCGGAGGTGTCGCAGGCCAGCGACCTCGCGCCGTACGCGGTGGACCTGGCAGTCATGGTGGAGCAGGTGCTGTCTAATCCCACCGTCCCGCTCGGTGAACTGCGCCAAGGCCGGTCTAGTCGTGGATCGAATTTCGATCAATCGAATGAGCGTGACAGTTAA
- a CDS encoding non-ribosomal peptide synthetase, with translation MSGLSLLEQISDIAASDPRRPAVRAGEGLLDYGEVMSTVTDLRDQLRAQGVGPEDVVATVLPRGGNPIIAMLAIWMAGAAYLPVDVKWPERRRELVLGEVATFALEMSDGEAHGGMPGESGFRIRRLREGHTRVDGASATERNLAYVLCTSGSTGTPLAVGVEFGALDNYARYLLDLVRQPALHSEGDLRVLLSADLAFDASLRPVLLLAAGAELIVAPDLTEGSWQDHIDCIAEHKVTVLSGVPSWYSGLLGAGYVPGDSAVQLAFIGGEAVPNGVVRQLAASQSVVVQYGPTETTVAATGGRLVDDEFLEAPIGVPVPGAQIQLYRNVEFDPAIDGEPAYLYVGGAGVARGYLSNPRLTAERFTPNPSGPPGSRLFRTGDLAKVSPQGAYSFLGRSDDQVKISGRRIELSEISTVLNRHPAVAQSVAFVDRDSPNPLLVACYVGDRGAAESGEEAGVREYLARELPSYEVPAVVRRVESMPMTERGKVDVPALARLVKPAETDARDEEPDDPAMTDVEKRVIAIVRSTLDLRCSLDDEFFTLGLSSLDSLNILAQIREELGVRVRLRDFFQARTTRNLCKLIGDVS, from the coding sequence GTGAGTGGACTGTCCTTACTCGAACAGATCAGTGACATCGCTGCAAGTGACCCGCGTCGGCCTGCGGTGCGTGCAGGCGAAGGACTGCTCGACTACGGCGAAGTGATGTCGACGGTGACCGATCTGCGCGATCAGCTGCGCGCGCAGGGAGTCGGGCCGGAAGACGTGGTGGCAACCGTGTTGCCGCGGGGCGGTAATCCGATCATCGCCATGCTGGCCATCTGGATGGCGGGTGCGGCGTATCTGCCGGTCGACGTGAAATGGCCCGAGCGGCGGCGTGAGCTCGTCCTCGGCGAGGTGGCGACCTTCGCTCTGGAGATGTCCGACGGCGAGGCGCATGGTGGCATGCCGGGTGAATCCGGGTTCCGCATCCGACGCCTGCGCGAAGGTCACACCCGGGTCGACGGTGCGAGCGCGACCGAGCGGAATCTGGCCTATGTCCTCTGCACGTCCGGCTCCACCGGTACCCCGCTGGCCGTCGGTGTCGAGTTCGGCGCGTTGGACAACTACGCACGATACCTCCTCGACCTGGTGAGGCAGCCTGCTCTGCACTCCGAGGGCGACCTGCGGGTACTGCTGTCGGCCGATCTGGCTTTCGACGCGTCGCTCCGGCCCGTGCTGCTGCTCGCGGCGGGCGCCGAGCTCATCGTCGCGCCGGACCTGACGGAGGGCTCGTGGCAGGACCACATCGACTGCATCGCCGAGCACAAGGTCACGGTCCTCAGCGGCGTGCCGTCCTGGTACTCCGGGCTGTTGGGTGCGGGTTACGTACCCGGTGACTCCGCAGTGCAACTGGCCTTCATCGGTGGCGAGGCGGTGCCGAACGGCGTCGTGCGCCAACTGGCCGCGAGTCAGTCCGTCGTGGTGCAGTACGGACCTACGGAGACGACGGTCGCGGCGACGGGCGGTCGGCTCGTCGACGACGAGTTCCTGGAAGCACCGATCGGCGTACCCGTGCCGGGGGCGCAGATCCAGCTGTACCGCAACGTCGAGTTCGACCCGGCGATCGACGGCGAGCCTGCCTACCTGTATGTGGGCGGCGCGGGCGTCGCGCGCGGATACCTGAGCAACCCGCGGCTGACCGCAGAGCGATTCACCCCGAACCCCTCCGGCCCGCCGGGGTCGCGACTGTTCCGGACCGGCGATCTCGCGAAGGTGTCGCCGCAGGGCGCCTACAGTTTCCTGGGACGGTCGGACGATCAGGTCAAGATCAGCGGCAGGCGGATCGAACTCTCCGAGATCTCGACGGTCCTCAACCGGCATCCCGCTGTCGCCCAGTCGGTCGCCTTCGTCGACCGGGACTCCCCGAACCCCTTGCTCGTCGCCTGCTACGTCGGTGATCGTGGCGCGGCCGAATCGGGAGAGGAGGCCGGTGTTCGGGAATACCTGGCCCGCGAGCTCCCGAGCTACGAGGTGCCCGCCGTGGTTCGGCGCGTGGAGTCCATGCCGATGACCGAACGCGGGAAGGTCGATGTCCCGGCGCTCGCGCGGCTGGTGAAGCCTGCGGAGACCGACGCACGGGACGAGGAGCCCGATGATCCCGCCATGACCGACGTCGAGAAGAGGGTGATCGCGATCGTGCGCTCGACGTTGGATCTTCGGTGCTCGCTCGACGACGAGTTCTTCACGCTGGGTCTCAGCTCGCTGGACTCGCTGAACATCCTGGCCCAGATTCGCGAGGAACTCGGCGTCCGAGTGCGATTACGGGACTTCTTCCAGGCGCGCACCACTCGGAACCTCTGCAAGCTCATCGGGGACGTCAGTTGA
- a CDS encoding ABC transporter transmembrane domain-containing protein, with translation MSAQRGGPSHAPTSARPIHRSSRTLGCRTINTPIEESPPAMRRIPELGAQAIDHRSAARYLLWLVSRQKASTAWGMVTSAVWNASQAFIPVALGQALDLGITGRDSGALIYWSGVILLLGVVRAAAGIAFYRQTVISRTVSAGLTVQAVTRHVTKLGGSLSRGQDVGNLTATVTSDVTTIGNGLLHAGRFLGSIVAVIVVTIFMLTISVPLGLMVLVMVPALLVLSGLLLRPLHRNQDEYRSQQGRLSARAVDIAAGLRVLRGVGGEKQFSTAFHTDSAQLRVADTKVAQAEANLDGARVLMPGLIAAIATYTAARFALDQQVTVGQMVSFYAFAVFLTLPLNDIMEGAKQVTRALVSASRVTALLNTEAPDRARSTVAAENKGAAHLVDRTSGLEVPPSTLLAVVCADSSTADPLARRLARFGDSGDVTLDGEPLASLPLAVVRSRVLLARNSDRFFGGTIQHEIAPSETTTPEELAAALEVSCAADIIDSLPNGSDTQMRGRGRTFSGGELQRLRLARAILADADVTLLVEPTNAVDAYTEHTIATNLARHHEALPDSRSMVVFTVSPLLLQQAGLVAYVVDGRVTATGSHKELLATHAEYRDLVRRNDALEAGR, from the coding sequence ATGAGCGCACAGCGGGGCGGCCCGTCGCACGCGCCGACATCCGCCAGGCCTATCCACCGAAGTAGCCGGACGCTAGGCTGCCGCACGATCAACACGCCGATAGAGGAGTCCCCTCCAGCCATGCGACGCATCCCCGAGCTCGGTGCGCAAGCAATCGACCATCGCTCGGCAGCCAGATATCTCCTCTGGCTCGTCTCGCGTCAGAAGGCCAGCACGGCCTGGGGAATGGTGACGTCAGCAGTGTGGAATGCCAGCCAGGCATTCATTCCGGTCGCCCTCGGCCAGGCCTTGGACCTCGGCATCACCGGCCGCGACAGCGGCGCCCTGATCTACTGGTCCGGAGTCATCCTACTACTCGGCGTGGTGAGAGCGGCCGCAGGAATCGCGTTCTATCGACAGACCGTCATCAGCCGTACCGTGTCCGCAGGCTTGACCGTGCAGGCGGTCACGCGGCACGTCACCAAGCTCGGCGGCTCGCTCTCGCGAGGGCAGGATGTCGGCAACCTGACCGCGACGGTGACGTCGGATGTGACCACTATCGGCAACGGGCTGCTACACGCAGGCCGGTTCCTCGGCTCAATCGTGGCCGTCATCGTGGTCACCATCTTCATGCTCACGATCTCGGTGCCGCTCGGGCTGATGGTCCTGGTCATGGTTCCCGCGCTACTCGTGCTCAGCGGACTTCTCTTGCGTCCCCTGCACCGGAATCAGGACGAGTACCGGTCTCAGCAAGGCCGGTTGTCGGCACGAGCAGTCGACATCGCCGCAGGCCTGCGGGTGCTGCGCGGGGTCGGCGGGGAGAAGCAGTTCTCGACGGCTTTCCACACCGATTCCGCACAGTTGCGGGTCGCGGACACCAAGGTGGCGCAGGCCGAAGCGAATCTCGACGGGGCGCGCGTCCTCATGCCGGGCCTGATCGCCGCGATCGCCACCTACACCGCGGCTCGCTTCGCGCTCGATCAGCAGGTGACGGTCGGCCAGATGGTTTCGTTCTACGCATTCGCAGTCTTTCTCACCCTCCCCCTCAACGACATCATGGAAGGCGCGAAACAGGTGACCAGGGCGTTGGTCTCCGCCAGCCGTGTCACGGCGTTGCTGAACACCGAGGCACCGGACCGAGCGCGATCGACGGTGGCGGCCGAGAACAAGGGCGCGGCACACCTGGTCGATCGGACCTCGGGTCTGGAGGTCCCGCCGTCGACGTTGCTGGCAGTCGTGTGCGCCGACTCGTCCACAGCGGACCCGCTCGCCCGACGACTGGCTCGCTTCGGCGACTCCGGCGATGTCACGTTGGACGGCGAGCCGCTGGCTTCGTTGCCGCTGGCTGTCGTGCGTTCCCGGGTGCTGCTGGCGCGCAACAGCGACCGGTTCTTCGGCGGGACCATCCAGCATGAGATCGCACCGTCGGAGACCACCACTCCGGAAGAGCTCGCGGCCGCACTCGAGGTCTCCTGCGCAGCGGACATCATCGATTCGCTGCCGAACGGCTCCGACACGCAGATGCGTGGCCGGGGCAGGACGTTCTCGGGTGGCGAGCTACAACGTCTGCGACTGGCTCGCGCGATTCTGGCCGACGCCGACGTCACCTTGCTCGTCGAACCGACCAACGCCGTCGACGCCTACACGGAGCACACCATCGCAACCAATCTGGCCAGGCACCACGAGGCTCTCCCGGACAGCCGAAGCATGGTCGTGTTCACGGTGAGTCCGTTGTTGCTACAGCAAGCCGGACTCGTCGCCTATGTCGTCGACGGTCGAGTGACGGCCACGGGGTCGCACAAGGAACTACTGGCTACCCATGCCGAATATCGGGATCTGGTCAGGCGCAACGACGCACTAGAGGCAGGCCGATGA
- a CDS encoding condensation domain-containing protein, whose amino-acid sequence MTGAAVRKHAFPLGPLQEQIWRFWRQNPRSTAYIMPEVYLFDGAFDVAAVTFAFDETARRHESLRTTFHEVDGAVVQVVSPDPAHAPVEVLDFRELSGAVQAEQLERAITDAANSTFDLTRLPAIRLTAILLSDRRTGLVLSAHQIICDGSSMALVVDDFGELYRSARAGTTPELVPVTPGYAAFVTEQLATLADDASRDDLVSWTERLTGATGSVLPGDSRKAVGDPAASDTDDLSTTLLSTTLDDRLADEVVAYGRRAGSTPFSVLLAAMNVMIAAATGEGDVCVGTATSCRTPKFARTVGMLTNLVVARSRIDLSGTFAEASYEVSLNLLDAIDDQDLPFSRVSDLWRENGSLADTELVRTTFSAGASGGLALGEGSLSERVARTSQGPFALGVVCDITEAGIALDWQYALRAYSPRLSLGYCDAYQQILTMLLRQPDAAMDSLGITEVLPRVDAVPAERADGRRRGVGGEADA is encoded by the coding sequence TTGACTGGCGCGGCTGTGCGCAAACACGCCTTCCCGCTCGGTCCACTGCAGGAGCAGATCTGGCGCTTCTGGCGCCAGAACCCCCGGAGCACGGCATACATCATGCCGGAGGTCTATCTCTTCGACGGCGCCTTCGACGTCGCTGCCGTCACGTTCGCCTTCGACGAGACGGCGCGCCGCCACGAGTCCCTGCGAACAACCTTCCACGAGGTCGACGGCGCCGTCGTGCAGGTCGTCAGCCCCGATCCGGCGCACGCTCCGGTCGAGGTGCTCGATTTCCGGGAGCTGTCCGGGGCCGTGCAGGCCGAGCAGTTGGAACGCGCCATCACCGACGCGGCCAACTCGACATTCGACCTGACCCGCCTGCCTGCGATCAGGCTCACCGCCATCCTCCTGTCGGACAGACGGACGGGGCTGGTCCTGTCCGCTCACCAGATCATCTGCGACGGCAGCTCGATGGCGCTCGTCGTCGATGATTTCGGCGAGTTGTACCGCTCGGCCCGTGCGGGCACGACGCCGGAGCTCGTGCCGGTCACGCCGGGATATGCCGCCTTCGTGACGGAGCAGCTCGCGACCCTTGCCGACGACGCATCCCGCGACGACCTGGTGTCCTGGACCGAACGGCTCACGGGAGCCACCGGCAGCGTGCTGCCGGGAGACTCCCGGAAAGCGGTGGGCGATCCGGCGGCGTCGGACACCGACGATCTGTCCACCACATTACTGTCCACCACGCTCGACGACCGGCTGGCCGACGAGGTGGTGGCGTACGGGCGTCGTGCCGGGTCGACACCGTTCTCTGTTCTGCTCGCTGCGATGAACGTCATGATCGCCGCCGCCACCGGCGAGGGCGACGTGTGTGTCGGGACCGCGACGAGCTGCCGGACCCCGAAGTTCGCGCGCACCGTGGGAATGCTCACGAACCTGGTCGTGGCGCGCTCCCGGATCGATCTGTCTGGCACGTTCGCCGAAGCATCATACGAGGTGTCGCTGAACCTGCTGGATGCCATTGATGACCAGGACCTGCCGTTCAGCCGGGTGTCGGATCTGTGGCGGGAGAACGGATCCCTCGCCGACACCGAACTGGTCCGGACGACCTTCTCCGCAGGCGCCAGCGGTGGGCTGGCCCTGGGCGAGGGCAGTCTGTCGGAGCGGGTGGCGCGTACCTCGCAGGGGCCCTTCGCCCTCGGCGTCGTCTGCGACATCACCGAGGCAGGCATCGCTCTCGACTGGCAGTACGCGCTGCGCGCCTACTCGCCCCGGCTCTCTCTCGGCTATTGCGACGCGTATCAGCAGATCCTGACGATGTTGTTGAGGCAGCCCGACGCGGCGATGGACTCGCTCGGGATCACGGAGGTACTGCCTCGGGTCGACGCGGTCCCTGCGGAACGAGCCGACGGTCGGAGGCGCGGGGTGGGGGGAGAGGCAGATGCGTGA